In Pseudomonadota bacterium, one genomic interval encodes:
- a CDS encoding chlorite dismutase family protein — protein MSSDESKRTASAASSRSESTLPQIDVSERAGQHTGRPQVLHSRLFMQLLVLDCCDDGHPADALKWISEQLQAKALPSVLYLDVNDPRGFGLLTWSEEPSHFVTRVRPLLLDSSSSDVRFARRFAMLGRTYATGYEPDLRYWLIDRPRETVLNEAWPWAIWYPLRRTGAFGRLAPLEQSAILKEHALIGRAYGAQDLAHDVRLACHGLDVDDNEFVIGLIGSSLHPLSHVVESMRKTRQTSEFISQMGPFFVGRVAARIPG, from the coding sequence ATGAGCTCCGACGAAAGCAAACGAACCGCTTCTGCCGCCTCCAGCCGCTCCGAAAGCACGCTGCCGCAGATCGACGTCAGCGAACGAGCCGGCCAGCATACGGGTCGCCCCCAGGTGCTTCACAGCCGGCTGTTCATGCAGCTTCTGGTTCTTGACTGCTGCGACGATGGTCATCCGGCAGACGCCTTGAAGTGGATCTCGGAACAGCTGCAGGCGAAGGCGCTGCCGTCGGTGCTGTACTTGGACGTCAACGACCCGCGCGGCTTCGGGCTGCTGACCTGGAGCGAAGAGCCGAGCCATTTCGTCACCCGGGTTCGTCCACTGCTGCTCGATTCCAGTTCAAGCGACGTGCGTTTCGCCCGACGCTTTGCCATGCTCGGGCGTACCTACGCTACGGGGTACGAGCCTGACCTGAGGTACTGGCTCATCGATCGACCCCGTGAAACCGTGCTCAACGAGGCTTGGCCCTGGGCGATCTGGTACCCACTGCGCAGGACGGGGGCTTTTGGGCGCCTGGCGCCGCTTGAACAGTCAGCTATCCTCAAGGAACACGCCCTGATCGGTCGCGCCTACGGGGCTCAAGACCTTGCGCACGATGTGCGGCTGGCCTGCCACGGGCTCGACGTCGACGACAACGAGTTCGTTATCGGACTGATCGGAAGCTCGCTGCATCCACTGTCGCACGTGGTCGAATCCATGCGAAAGACCCGGCAGACGTCGGAGTTCATAAGCCAGATGGGCCCATTTTTCGTGGGTCGCGTGGCGGCACGTATCCCCGGCTGA
- the ligD gene encoding DNA ligase D, giving the protein MAKTTPKLSGYRDKRDPGKTTEPFSPEPMVSYGASRAGAFVVHLHAASRLHYDLRIEVGGSLMSFAIPRGPSLDPEDKRLAVNTENHPLEYLDFEDIIPAGNYGAGAMILWDRGLVRYLEGTAEEGIARGKIDFELRGTKLRGRFALVKTSGRGSTDRGRDQQHNHWLLLKKRDGFARSDAPLTETEPRSVLSGLLVDELARVDEIAATISGEVAASGAQRAELDAAALTPMLCASEGVGLHNKGFVYELKLDGVRILAARDGTDTSLRYRTRRTATASYPEISRAVASLPVKRFVLDGEIVAFDESGRPSFQRLGQRIHASRPHDVRRAARQVPVAYVVFDLLALDGYDLRKLPLLERKRHLRRLVPGRGLIRVLDHLQADGRPLFEFCRQQRLEGVVAKRSDSPYVSTRSGDWVKLKCQRDDEFIIVGFTHGQGARSRLGALEVASYRGDRLVVRGRVGSGLDDRSIDTLLARLAELQQPDSPASASMRRPGEVLTYVRPEVAVSVAYGGWTDEGRLRHAVFRGLRPDTDPARCRAAPPEELLLEAAKVAGGGPADRPRSARQDFLSNQDKVFWPEEQYTKGDLCNYYAEIGDTLLPHLRDRPVILVRYPDGIAGKHFYQWNVPAGTPSWIQTLPLRWEEAHGRKVTSFLINDADTLVYVANLGCIPLHVLASRVDTLDDCDFLTIDFDIGDAPFRHAVELARALKGLLAELSLEGYPKTSGQSGLHVLVPLGPGVPFGTAKMLAELIGRILQARRSDIASFERMRNRRAPGTVYVDTGQTGRSRSIVAPYSVRAVPGARVSTPLTWDEVSFALDPATLTISSVPERLRRYGDPLQQLLHACPDVTSVLACLGKLLKRE; this is encoded by the coding sequence GTGGCCAAAACAACGCCGAAACTCTCGGGCTACCGGGACAAGCGCGATCCGGGGAAGACCACAGAACCGTTCAGCCCTGAACCCATGGTCAGTTATGGGGCAAGCCGCGCGGGCGCTTTCGTGGTGCACCTGCATGCGGCCAGCCGCCTGCACTACGACCTGCGTATCGAGGTCGGTGGAAGCCTGATGAGCTTCGCCATCCCTCGCGGGCCTAGCTTGGACCCCGAGGACAAGCGTCTGGCCGTCAACACGGAAAACCACCCGCTTGAATACCTCGACTTCGAGGACATCATTCCCGCGGGCAACTACGGTGCCGGAGCCATGATTCTGTGGGATCGGGGCCTTGTCCGCTATCTCGAGGGCACCGCCGAGGAAGGCATCGCGCGCGGCAAGATCGACTTTGAATTACGCGGGACGAAGCTGCGTGGCCGCTTTGCGCTGGTCAAGACTTCTGGACGCGGCTCCACGGACCGCGGCCGCGACCAGCAGCACAACCACTGGCTGCTCTTGAAGAAACGCGACGGCTTTGCCCGCTCCGACGCACCTCTGACCGAAACCGAGCCGCGCAGCGTACTGTCGGGCTTGCTGGTCGACGAGCTCGCGCGCGTGGACGAGATCGCAGCGACGATTAGCGGTGAGGTCGCAGCCTCGGGTGCCCAGCGCGCCGAGCTGGATGCTGCAGCGCTCACACCCATGCTGTGTGCCTCCGAAGGTGTTGGACTGCACAACAAGGGCTTCGTTTACGAGCTGAAGCTCGATGGGGTCCGAATCCTCGCAGCGCGTGACGGTACGGACACGAGCCTGCGCTATCGCACTCGTAGAACGGCCACGGCGAGCTACCCGGAGATCAGCCGAGCGGTAGCCAGCTTGCCCGTCAAGCGCTTCGTGCTCGACGGCGAGATCGTGGCCTTTGACGAGAGTGGTCGGCCTAGCTTCCAGCGGCTCGGGCAGCGCATCCACGCGAGCCGCCCTCACGATGTCCGGCGGGCGGCCCGTCAGGTGCCCGTCGCATACGTGGTCTTCGATCTTCTCGCCCTGGACGGCTACGACCTGCGGAAACTGCCGCTGCTGGAACGCAAGCGCCATCTGCGCAGGCTCGTTCCGGGCCGCGGACTGATACGCGTGCTCGACCACCTGCAAGCCGACGGCAGACCCTTGTTCGAGTTCTGCCGGCAGCAGCGGCTCGAGGGTGTCGTCGCAAAGCGCTCGGATTCCCCGTATGTCTCGACCCGCTCCGGAGATTGGGTCAAACTGAAATGCCAGCGCGACGATGAGTTCATAATCGTCGGTTTTACCCACGGGCAAGGTGCACGATCCCGACTGGGAGCCCTGGAGGTTGCAAGCTACCGGGGGGATCGGCTGGTCGTGAGAGGCCGCGTGGGCAGCGGCCTCGACGATCGCTCCATCGACACCCTGCTGGCACGCCTGGCCGAGCTGCAGCAGCCCGACTCCCCGGCGTCCGCATCGATGCGCCGACCGGGCGAGGTCCTGACCTACGTTCGACCTGAGGTCGCGGTCAGCGTGGCGTATGGCGGTTGGACGGACGAGGGTCGCCTGCGCCACGCGGTGTTTCGCGGGCTGCGCCCAGATACCGATCCTGCACGCTGTCGCGCCGCACCACCCGAAGAGCTCCTGCTGGAAGCGGCCAAGGTGGCCGGCGGCGGCCCTGCCGATCGCCCCAGGTCGGCAAGGCAGGACTTTCTGAGCAACCAGGACAAGGTCTTCTGGCCGGAAGAACAATATACAAAAGGCGACCTATGCAACTACTACGCTGAAATCGGCGATACACTGCTGCCGCACCTGCGCGACCGACCGGTGATCCTCGTGCGCTACCCGGATGGCATCGCCGGCAAGCACTTCTATCAATGGAACGTCCCGGCCGGGACCCCGTCCTGGATCCAGACCTTGCCCCTGCGGTGGGAGGAGGCCCACGGTCGCAAGGTCACCTCCTTCCTGATCAACGACGCCGACACGCTGGTCTATGTGGCCAACCTCGGCTGCATCCCGCTGCACGTACTGGCCTCCCGCGTCGATACCCTGGACGACTGCGACTTCCTCACGATCGACTTCGACATTGGCGACGCCCCGTTCCGACATGCGGTGGAGCTCGCCCGCGCTTTGAAGGGGCTGCTGGCAGAGCTGTCGCTCGAGGGCTATCCCAAGACTTCGGGGCAAAGCGGTCTGCATGTGCTCGTGCCGCTCGGACCCGGCGTTCCTTTCGGCACCGCCAAGATGCTGGCAGAGCTGATCGGGCGCATCTTGCAGGCCCGTCGCAGCGACATCGCGTCGTTCGAGCGGATGCGCAACAGGCGAGCGCCCGGGACGGTCTACGTCGACACGGGGCAGACCGGCCGGTCGCGCTCGATCGTCGCGCCCTACTCGGTGCGGGCGGTGCCCGGCGCCCGGGTCTCGACGCCGCTCACCTGGGACGAGGTCAGCTTCGCGCTGGACCCGGCAACGCTCACGATTTCCAGCGTGCCGGAACGCCTTCGCCGTTACGGCGATCCGCTCCAACAACTACTGCATGCCTGCCCCGACGTGACTTCGGTGCTGGCGTGCCTCGGCAAGCTCCTCAAGCGGGAGTAG
- a CDS encoding four helix bundle protein translates to MLYYEKLDVYQCAIQFVSRAVTLSGHMPKGHAALTDQLRRAAMAIPLNIAEGVGKPSRADQARFHAIARGSAMECGAILDVMHVLGATSAAETGESKQLIVRIVEMLTKLCR, encoded by the coding sequence ATGCTCTACTACGAAAAGCTGGATGTTTACCAGTGTGCAATCCAGTTCGTTTCCCGTGCAGTCACTTTGTCGGGGCACATGCCCAAGGGCCATGCAGCGTTGACCGACCAGTTGCGCCGGGCAGCTATGGCCATTCCGCTCAATATCGCCGAAGGTGTGGGCAAACCCAGTCGGGCCGACCAGGCTCGTTTTCATGCGATTGCGCGCGGTTCTGCCATGGAGTGCGGGGCGATCCTAGATGTCATGCACGTCCTCGGTGCCACGTCTGCTGCCGAGACCGGCGAGTCCAAGCAACTGATCGTCCGTATCGTTGAGATGCTCACCAAGCTCTGCCGATAG
- a CDS encoding FHA domain-containing protein has translation MPAASTWLPEDFMGHCRSATVEQFMALHGSTPFLLIALHDPDDELTRGLRATSVLDEATTGQHRLDGLAFSTATHDARAISALLSERRDDRHRLKANVSTSDQVPPKLLQQPHFVVPVAKRSSAPSAFLDRISVGRARNHDVVLRHRSVSKFHAWIEYHGDNQLSLRDAGSKNHTRVNGIKLPTTQGAITPGDEIKFGSVKARLCTARALWEAVHGVG, from the coding sequence ATGCCAGCAGCCAGCACTTGGCTTCCCGAGGACTTCATGGGCCACTGCCGCAGCGCTACCGTGGAGCAGTTCATGGCATTGCATGGGTCCACTCCCTTCCTGCTGATCGCGCTGCATGATCCCGACGACGAGCTCACGCGAGGACTGCGAGCAACCTCCGTGCTCGACGAAGCCACGACGGGCCAGCATCGCCTGGATGGGCTGGCGTTCTCAACCGCGACTCACGATGCCAGGGCCATTTCCGCCCTGCTGTCGGAACGACGCGACGACCGCCACCGGCTCAAGGCGAACGTTTCAACCTCCGATCAGGTGCCGCCCAAGCTGCTCCAGCAACCCCACTTCGTGGTGCCGGTGGCAAAGCGCAGCTCGGCCCCCTCGGCCTTTCTGGACCGCATCTCTGTCGGCCGTGCGCGCAACCACGACGTCGTGCTGCGGCACCGCAGTGTCTCGAAGTTCCACGCGTGGATCGAGTACCACGGGGATAATCAGCTATCGTTGCGTGACGCGGGCAGCAAGAATCACACCCGAGTCAACGGCATCAAGCTCCCGACCACACAAGGCGCCATCACGCCGGGCGACGAAATCAAATTCGGGTCGGTCAAGGCGCGGCTGTGCACGGCAAGGGCTCTATGGGAAGCCGTTCACGGGGTTGGCTAA
- a CDS encoding Ku protein codes for MVARAIASTTISFGLVSIPIKLYSATASQAVRFNWLDQKTGARVKQRYYCPVDNRVVERSEMVRGYEFAKGQYVQFTEQELKSLEAERSNTLDIVEFVPLESVDPIQVEKSYYLGPDKGGHKAFTLLAKTMREADKVAVGRLWSRGKTQLVLLRPYKKGLLLHQVHYASEVRSYDDVDLGDDVVFAEVEVDLAGKLIEQLATPAFQPGKYHDEYSDRVRKAAEEKVAGQEITSLPEQPQAQIIDLFDALKKSLEELETADPAQEDAADSREHASGELKGPKKASVTKKAQAGKRAAK; via the coding sequence GTGGTCGCCCGAGCTATCGCCTCTACAACCATTTCGTTCGGGCTGGTCTCGATCCCGATCAAGCTCTACAGCGCGACAGCATCCCAAGCCGTTCGGTTTAATTGGCTCGATCAGAAGACCGGGGCACGAGTCAAGCAGCGTTACTACTGTCCCGTGGACAACCGAGTCGTCGAGCGTTCGGAAATGGTTCGCGGCTACGAATTCGCCAAGGGTCAGTACGTACAGTTCACCGAGCAGGAGCTCAAGTCACTCGAGGCGGAGCGCTCCAACACACTCGACATCGTGGAGTTCGTTCCGCTCGAAAGCGTGGATCCGATCCAAGTCGAAAAGAGCTACTACCTGGGTCCGGACAAAGGGGGCCACAAGGCCTTCACCCTGCTCGCCAAGACCATGCGCGAGGCGGACAAGGTGGCTGTAGGGCGTCTGTGGAGTCGGGGCAAGACCCAGCTGGTCCTCTTGCGCCCCTACAAGAAGGGACTCCTGTTGCATCAGGTTCACTACGCGAGCGAGGTACGTTCCTACGACGACGTGGATCTGGGAGATGACGTCGTGTTCGCGGAAGTGGAAGTGGATTTGGCGGGCAAGCTGATAGAACAGCTAGCGACTCCCGCGTTTCAGCCCGGCAAGTACCACGATGAGTATTCCGACCGGGTGCGAAAGGCGGCCGAAGAAAAGGTGGCCGGGCAGGAGATTACGTCCTTGCCGGAACAGCCTCAGGCTCAGATCATCGATCTCTTCGACGCGCTGAAGAAGAGCCTGGAGGAGCTTGAAACCGCTGACCCGGCCCAGGAGGACGCTGCGGACAGCCGCGAGCACGCCTCCGGGGAGCTGAAGGGGCCCAAGAAGGCCAGCGTCACCAAGAAAGCCCAGGCTGGCAAGCGCGCCGCCAAGTAG